In Odocoileus virginianus isolate 20LAN1187 ecotype Illinois chromosome 5, Ovbor_1.2, whole genome shotgun sequence, a single window of DNA contains:
- the ZNF644 gene encoding zinc finger protein 644 isoform X4 yields the protein MLIRQNLALDCKQKKSRSRSGSKKKLLTLPHGADEVYILRCRFCGLVFRGPLSVQEDWIKHLQRHIVNANLPRTGAGMVEVTSLLKKPASITETSFSLLMAEAAS from the exons CCTTAGATTGTAAGCAAAAGAAATCAAGGTCAAGATCCGGAAGCAAGAAGAAACTTCTAACATTACCTCATGGTGCTGACGAGGTTTACATTCTCCGATGCAG GTTTTGTGGCCTAGTCTTTCGTGGACCGTTGTCTGTTCAGGAAGACTGGATTAAGCACTTACAGCGACACATTGTAAACGCTAACCTTCCACGGACTGGAGCTGGCATGGTGGAAGTCACATCACTACTCAAAAAGCCTGCCTCCATTACAGAAACTTCATTTTCTCTACTAATGGCAGAAGCAGCTTCATAG